The following are from one region of the Aerosakkonema funiforme FACHB-1375 genome:
- the hisH gene encoding imidazole glycerol phosphate synthase subunit HisH — MSVIAIVDYDMGNLHSVCKGLEKAGATPKITDSPADIAQADAVVLPGVGSFDPAVQQLRSRDLVEPIKDAIASGKPFLGICLGLQILFDRSEEGKEPGLSIIPGVVRRFRSEPGLTIPHMGWNQLEITQANASLWQNLSSHPWVYFVHSYYVDPIDPKVCAASVTHGTQTVTAAIARDNLMAVQFHPEKSSTTGLQILSNFVAQVQTPVLA; from the coding sequence ATGTCAGTTATCGCTATTGTGGATTATGACATGGGGAATCTGCACTCCGTCTGCAAAGGGTTGGAAAAAGCGGGTGCAACTCCTAAGATAACGGATTCACCAGCAGATATCGCGCAGGCGGATGCAGTTGTGTTACCGGGGGTGGGATCTTTTGACCCAGCTGTGCAACAATTGCGATCGCGCGATCTGGTAGAACCGATCAAAGACGCCATTGCTTCCGGGAAACCTTTTTTAGGCATTTGTCTGGGTTTGCAAATTTTATTCGATCGTAGCGAAGAAGGCAAAGAACCAGGCTTAAGCATTATTCCCGGTGTGGTACGGCGGTTTCGCAGCGAACCCGGACTGACTATACCGCATATGGGTTGGAATCAACTGGAGATTACCCAAGCAAACGCATCGCTGTGGCAAAACTTATCATCTCACCCTTGGGTTTATTTTGTCCACTCCTATTACGTCGATCCGATTGACCCCAAAGTCTGCGCCGCTAGTGTAACTCATGGTACACAAACAGTGACAGCTGCGATCGCACGCGATAACCTAATGGCAGTGCAATTTCACCCCGAAAAATCTTCCACCACCGGACTGCAAATACTCTCTAATTTTGTGGCGCAAGTGCAAACTCCGGTTCTGGCTTAG
- the rsmD gene encoding 16S rRNA (guanine(966)-N(2))-methyltransferase RsmD, which translates to MSLRIYGNRLLKTLPGQATRPTLARVREAVFNIWQGTIEGCRWLDLCAGSGSMGAEALCRGASYVVGIEKSSRACSIIQQNWQQVAQAGQTFEVLRGDVVQRLKTLSAEKFDRIYFDPPYASDLYDSVIEAIAQYQLLDEDGELAVEHSPDRSLNDGILSVKICRQKVYGNTALTFYIPMS; encoded by the coding sequence ATGAGTTTGAGAATCTACGGCAATCGTCTACTGAAAACCTTACCGGGTCAAGCCACTCGACCTACTTTAGCACGGGTGCGGGAGGCAGTCTTTAATATTTGGCAGGGAACAATAGAAGGCTGTCGCTGGCTGGATTTGTGCGCGGGTAGCGGTTCTATGGGTGCGGAAGCTTTGTGTCGAGGTGCAAGTTACGTGGTGGGAATTGAAAAATCCAGTCGCGCTTGTTCGATTATCCAACAAAACTGGCAACAGGTAGCACAAGCCGGACAAACTTTTGAGGTATTGCGAGGAGATGTTGTGCAGCGATTGAAAACCCTGTCAGCAGAAAAGTTCGATCGCATTTATTTCGATCCCCCTTATGCTAGCGATTTGTATGATTCGGTAATAGAGGCGATCGCCCAATATCAACTATTAGATGAAGACGGCGAACTAGCAGTAGAACACAGTCCCGATCGCAGCCTAAATGACGGCATTTTATCTGTCAAAATTTGCCGCCAAAAAGTTTATGGAAACACAGCTTTGACATTCTATATACCAATGAGTTAG
- a CDS encoding LysM peptidoglycan-binding domain-containing protein, whose protein sequence is MTQTYIVKKGETLADIAEMFYGTRNWKPIYDANRNVIGPNPNAIVPDRQLLIPDLYTVQTGDTLARIAKSYYGNPYDWPRIYKANRDLIGNDPKKIIPGQLLVIPG, encoded by the coding sequence ATGACTCAGACATACATTGTCAAAAAAGGTGAAACTTTGGCAGATATAGCCGAGATGTTCTACGGAACTCGCAATTGGAAACCAATTTACGATGCCAATCGGAATGTAATTGGGCCAAACCCTAACGCGATCGTACCAGATCGACAACTTCTCATTCCCGACTTGTACACTGTCCAAACTGGAGACACCCTCGCACGAATAGCCAAAAGTTACTACGGAAATCCCTATGACTGGCCGCGCATCTATAAGGCAAATCGCGATCTAATTGGGAACGACCCTAAGAAAATTATTCCCGGACAGTTACTTGTAATTCCCGGTTAG